CACACATTCCGCCACGTCGTCCACATGCCCCTGCACGATGTGCCCATCGAGCCGGCCGTTCATGGGAAGACAGCGTTCGAGATTGACCAAGTCGCCTATTTCCCACTGACTAAGGTTGGTGCGGCGAAGCGTTTCCTCCACTGCCGTGACGCGGTGCCAATGAGCGCCCAAGCCAACCACCGTGAGGCAAGCCCCATTATGGCTCACGCTCTGGTCAATTTTCAACTCGTGCGAGATGCCGCTTTCAAGCGTAAAATGCACATTGGAGCGGTCATGCTCCACCGCCACTACCTTGCCTAAGGTCTCAATGATTCCGGTAAACATTTTCAGAAATATGCCTTGACTTGTTAGGATTTGTCAGATGACCATGATTTTGAGCCGATTGCGCTTTTAGCCATGCCCAAAACTCGGCGGCGCGAGGTATAAACGAGGCGCTATCGGGATTTGCCCCACTTTAACACCTCAGCACCGAAAGAGGTTTGTATTTCTCCAAAATAGACTCAGATGCTGTTGTAAAATGCCAATCCCTCTTCCATCATTTCACGCCTCACCTCCACCACCCGCATTGAAAACGGCTCGTCGCCCGGCAAAGTCATGCGCACCACGCCTGCCGCGTTTTTTTTGTCTTGTCGCATCAAATCCCACAACGCCGAAAATGCCGATGCCGGAATGTAGCGGTGCGTGAAAAAACACTTGTTCACCGCAATGATGTCCTCCAAGTTTACGGCGCCCCCCATCCTGCTTTCGCAAATCATCCCAATCGCAATCGCCTCTCCGTGAGTGAGTGGCTCCGCCGTGTCCAAAAAATAGCTCTCCAGCGCATGGCCGATGGTGTGGCCGAAATTGAGCAGCGCCCGCACTCCTTTTTCTATGGGGTCGTCCTGCACGACGCGCACTTTGACGGCGATAGAGGCATGCAGCACACCAGCCCACCCATCATCACCCGACAATGCGTCGCTGGCAGTCACCCCAACACATTCTGCCATGATTTTTCCCAACAAAGAAGGTGCGCCAATCAGCGCGTGTTTGATGATTTCTGCCAAACCGCTGCGCAACTCCCGTTCGGGCAAAGTTTTCAAAAACGCAGGGTCAACAAATACAGCGGCGGGGTTCTGAAAAACGCCGAGCGTATTTTTCACGCCCTGAAAATCAATGCCGAGTTTGCCGCCAATAGCGGCATCGGTCATCGCCAACAAAGTGGTCGGCACCTGCACGAAATCCACGCCGCGCTTCCAAGTAGCCGCACAAAACCCGCCGAGGTCGCCGACGACCCCGCCACCAAGATTGATGACAAGCGCCCGACGGTCGAGCCGAGCATCAAGCATGGACAGCCAGATGCGCTGGCAAGTATCAAGGTTTTTGAAACGCTCGCCAGCGGGCATCACCTCGATGGAAAATCCTTCCTGCAAGCTGGTTTTTTCCAAAAAACAAGGCAGGCAAAGTTCCTGAGTGTTCGTGTCGGCAACGAGAAAAAGGTGAGAGTAGCCGCGCTCGCGCAGCCAAGCGGGGAAATGCGCTTTCAAGTCACCAAGCAGAATTGGGCAGCCGTCAAGATAGAAAATATGCGACATGGGGCGAAGGTAGGATTGATGTGCCATAACTTCGCCTCGCCCCTTGCCTTGCTGTCATTCCAACCTTTTCTCTATTCACTCAAACCTGTCTGAATTATGAAGCAACTCACATTCCTCATTTTCTACCTCGCCGCATTGGGCAGTCTCTCCGCCCAAAACGTGCTCAAAGGCCGCGTGACCGACGAAAACGGCGAGCCTTTGGCAGGTGTCACCGTCAGCGAACGCGGCACCGCCAACGGAACCGTGACCGCCTCCGATGGTTCTTTCTCCCTGAACTACAGCCGCGTGGATGCCGTCATCGTGTTTGCCTACACCGGATTTGCCACCCAAGAAGTCGTCACCGATGGCCGCTCCGAAGTCAATATCGTGATGGAAAACGATGATAATTTATTGGGCCAAATTGTCATCATCGGCTCGCGTCGAGCCAACCGAACCCAGACAGAAACCCCTGTCCCGGTGGATGTCATCAACGTCGGGCCAGCCATCCTGACCACCGCACGAGCCGATATCACCAACTTGCTCAACTACGCGGCCCCATCGTTCAACTACAACAAACAAAGCGGCGCGGACGGCGCAGACCACATTGATTTGGCTACCCTGCGAGGGCTTGGCCCCGACCAAACCCTCGTGCTGGTGAATGGCAAACGCCGCCACCAAACCGCTTTCGTGTCAGTGTTTGGCACCCGCGGGCGCGGCAACAGCGGCACCGACCTCAGCGCCATTCCGGTGCAGGCCATTGACCGCGTGGAAATCCTGCGCGACGGCGCTTCCGCCCAGTATGGCTCCGATGCCATAGCGGGCGTGATGAATATCATTCTGAAAAAAAATCCGGGACAGTTCAGCGCCGACATCGGCGTGTCGGGGCACTACGACAACCAGTACAACCCCGCCTTTAAAGACAATCCTTTTGGCTTTTACGAAATAGAGGACGGCAAAAAACTCGATGGCCTGCTCTATAGCATGGGTGCCAACTACGGCATACCCGTGGGCGACAAAGGCGGCGTGGTCAACCTGACGCTCAACTACGCCAATCAAGGCAAAACCTTCCGCCAAGAAATGGACAACGTGTTGCCCATCAACACCGTGCGCCGGGCGCATGGCGATGCTTCCATGCAGCGTTTTGGCGGAATGTTCAATGCCGAAGTGCCGCTAAAAGAGAACGGCCAATTGGTCTTCTACTCGTTCGGCGGATACCACCGCAAGGAGTCGGATGCGTATGCTTTCACGCGCAATTTTTCCGAGCGCCCCGAACGTTTCCCCACCGACGGCGTAGAGTTGATAGAAGTGCCCGGCATCATCAAACAAGACTTGGAAGGGGAGTTTTTTTTCAATCCGCGCATTCGCACCGAAGTGCAGGACATCTCTTTTGCCGCTGGCCTCAACGGTACCTTCGGCGACGACTGGAACTGGGACGCAAGCAACTCGACAGGCTACAACAACTTTCATTTTTTTGGAAACAAAACCTTCAACGCTGGCTTGGGCGCAGGCCAAACCAGCTTCGACGACGGTGGGTTCAGGTTCCTACAAAACACCACCAACCTGAATTTCAGCAAACTTTTCCCCTACGTCATGGAAGGCCTGAACGTCGCGTTTGGCGGTGAGTACCGCTACGAAAACTACCAACTTTTCGCAGGCGAGGAAGCTTCCTATCTGCGCTACGGCCCCGAAATTTTTGACATAGTGCCCATCTTCGAGGGCGGCGAGCTCATCGGCTTCGACACCATCTATCGCCCTGCCGGAGCACAAGGCTTCCCCGGCTACCAACCCGCCGACGAGGTGAATGCCAACCGCTCCTGCATCGGCGTTTATGGAGACTTGGAATTGGACGTGACCAATAAATTCTTGGTGGGACTGGCTGGCCGTTTTGAAAATTACAGCGACTTCGGTTCCACGCTCAATGGCAAATTGGCCTTGCGCTACAAACTCGCCCCCAACTTCAATCTGCGCGGCTCGGCCAGCACAGGCTTCCGCGCACCGTCGTTGCAACAAATCAATTTCAGCAGCACCTTCACCACCGTGCAGGCAGGTCAAATCGCCGAAGTCAAAATCGCGCCGAATGCCAGCACCATCACACAAGCCGCAGGCATCTCCAAACTAAAGGAAGAAAAATCGCTCAACGGCAGCGTGGGATTTTCGTGGAAACCCACCCGCGCACTGACACTGACCCTTGACGGCTATTGGGTTCAGGTGAAAGACCGCGTGGTGCTTTCGGGACAGTTCGGTGCCGACGACCCCTCGCTCAACCCGAACTTTACTGGCGCTTTGCAAAGCCTGAACGTCAGCTATGCGCAGTTTTTTGCCAACGCGGTGAACACCACCAACAAGGGCATTGACATCGTGTTGGACTACAACACGCCCATTGGCAATGGCAACTTCCGAGGATTGCTCACGGCTAATTTTCAGGACATGACCATTGACAAAATCAATGTGCCAAGTCAATTGATTGGCAACAGCGAAACCTTCCTGAGCGACCGCGAACAAGCCTTCATCCTCGCATCGGCACCCAACACAAAAGTGGCTGCCAACTTTGAATACAGCCGGGGCCGGCTCACACTCGGCACTCGCTTCACTTATTTTGGAAAAGTCACCCTGCTCGGCTATGGTGAAGACGGGCTTGGCATCAACCCAATGGTGCCCACCGACAGCGACCCCAATGAGTTTGTGGCTGACAAATACATCTATGGCGGCAAACTGGTGCCAGACGTGTATGCGGGTTGGAAATTCAACAAAAATTTCACGCTGCACGTCGGCGTGGACAACTTCGCCAACGTGCATCCCGATTTGGGCTTTGTGCCGATTGCCAGCGGCTGGGCATTCAACAACGAGACCGGAGGCCCCTGGGATGCGGTGCAAATGGGCGGCAACGGGCTGCGAGCGTTCACGCGCTTGTCGGTGAATTTCTAAGCGTCCAACAGCTGGCTCACCACCTTCCTCACCCCTGTGGAGGCAGGCTCGGCCACAATGGTCAGGTTGGGCATCCGCGACAATTCGAAGTTGACCTGCGGACGCGGGTCCACATAGTAGAAAGGGATGTGCGGGCTGGCATAAATCATCAGACTGGCAGCGGGATAGACTTGCAAAGAAGTGCCGACTATGATAAAAATGTCGGCCTCGGAGGCTAATCCCGCTGCTGGTTCCAGCATGGGCACCGCCTCGCCAAACCACACAATGTGGGGGCGCAATTGGGCACCGCGCGGGCATTGGTCGCCTAGATGCAAGTCCTTATCCCATTGAAAAACGAGGTCGGGGTGGCGCTCCGAACGAACCTTGCGCAATTCGCCGTGCAAGTGCAGCACTTGGGTGCTGCCAGCGCGTTCGTGCAAGTCGTCCACATTTTGGGTCACGATATGCACGTCGTAGTTTTTCTCCAAATCCACGAGCGCCTTGTGCCCGTCGTTGGGTTGCACCCCAAGGAGCTGAGCGCGGCGTTGGTTGTAGAAATCAAGCACCAGCGCGGGGTTGATGGCCCATGCCTCAGGCGTGGCCACATCCTCGATGCGGCGATTCTCCCAAAGACCATCTGAATCGCGGAAAGTTTTGATGCCGCTCTCGGCGGAGATGCCAGCACCCGTGAGAACGACTATTTTCTTCATGGGGTAAAAATAAGCGGGTAGGTCGTAAGTTAAAAGAAATCATTGAGGGTCATTGAGGGTCATTAGGGGTCATTGAGGGTCATTAGAAGGTCATTAGAGGTCATTAGGGGTCATTAGCAATGGTTCGTGAAGAATTTTCAATCCGGCTCTATGATTTTGGCATTTTTGACCAAGTTGGGTTGGCTGACAACCCTACCAAAAAATAAATCCTGAAGACGCTAAAAAATGCAGCTCATTGATTTCAAATGCTTTTGGTTGATTAAATTTTTCACGAACCATCGATTAGGGGTCATTTTAAAAAACAGACAACCATGTCTGCATTGCTTTTAAAAAATGACCCTTAATGACCCCTCAATGACTTCTTTTAACTTACGACCTACCCGCTTCACATTTTGGTGACAAAGGTTCTCTGCTGACCTGTTGAGATGGGGTAGAGACCACGAACCTATCACACATTGGGGGGGGGCGGAAAACCGAGAGTGTTTGTCTGTCGAGTTGGCCGCCGAGCGCCTCACGCTTGTTTCAGCATTTTATTGCCAAAAATGAGGAGGCCGAGCAAAAGAACTGTGAGGATAATCATCGGATTAAACAGTTTTAAAGGTGACTGAATGGGAATATACGATTCGAGATTGATAACGGCCAAGCATGCTGTTTCGTTTCCGCCAAAATGCGCCGTCGTCGTTTATTAACGCCGTTTTATCGGCATTTAACTACTTCTTAAACAAGGTGTGCTGCAAAATCCAACTCAAGCCCATCACCAACCCGCAGCCCAAAGGATTGTACCACAAAAACGGGTCTTTGCTCACGCCGAAAAACAAGTAGGCAATCACTGCCTGCGTCGCCACCGCCGCCCAAAAAACCGCCTGCCCACCGACTTTTTTCAAGAAAAAAGCCGTGAAAAAAATGCCAAGAATCGTGCCGTAAAACAGCGAGCCGACCATGTTCACCGCCTGAATCAGATTGTCGAACAAGTCGAAATAAATGGCAAAAACAGTGATGATGCCGCCCCAAAGCACCGTCGCCCATTTCGACACCCGGAAATAGTGGTGGTCGTCGCGCCCCGGCGCGAAGGAGCGCCGATAAATGTCGGAAACACTGGTGGCCGTCAGGGCGCTGAGTTCGGAGGCCGTCGAGCTCCACGACGCACAAAAAATCACCGCAATCATCAACCCTATGATACCGACCGGGATGTTTCTCAGGATAAAATTGATGAACACATAGTCGGTGTCTTTGTACTTGGTGTTCAGTTCTTGGGCGTATTTCTGGGGCTTGCTTGTTTTCAACGAATCCAGACCGGGGTCGCCTTTTTTATCGGCGCGGTAGATGAGTTCTTTGGCTTGGAAACGCAGCGATTCGCGCGATTTTTCGAGTTGCCTCAGCATCTCCTCGTGGGCAGAGCGAGCCTGTTCGTCGCCGCGCTGAATAGCTTCGTTCAGCCCGTCCAAGACCGATTGTTTTTCGGCAAAAAGGCTGTCGTTCGCTTGTTCCAATCTCCGAAACGATGTTTCATAATCGCTGTCGCTCACCCACGCGCGATGCTCTTGTTTGAAATGCAGCGGCTGGCTGTTGAATTGGTAGAACACAAACACCATCACCCCCACCGACAACACGAGGAACTGCATCGGGATTTTCACAAAACCATTGAACAGCAACCCAAACCGCGTCTCCCGCAGCGACTTGCCCGACAGATAGCGCCCCACTTGGCTTTGGTCGGTGCCGAAATAGGACAGGAAAAGAAACGTGGCACCGAGTATGCCCGACCAGACATTGTAGCGGTTGCTCCAATCGAACGACCAATCCACCACCTGTGTCTTGCCTGTCGCGCCAGCTATTTGCCACGCCTCCGCCATCCCGATTCCCTCGGGCAATTTCTGCAACACCAACACAAAAGCCAGCACGAGGCCACTGAGCATGATGGTCATTTGCAGCTCCTGCGTGCGGCTCACGGCGGTGCTACCGCCCGAAGTGGTGTAAATCACCACAAAAACCGCCATCAGGAAGTTGGTGAACATTAGGTTCCACCCAAACACCACGCTTAGGATAATGCTCGGTGCGTAGATACTGATGGCAGCCGCCATGCCGCGCTGAATGAGGAACAGCACCGCCGTGAGCGTGCGCATGCGCAGGTCGAATCGCTGCTCCAAATACTCATAGGCGGTCGTCACCCGCAAGCGATAATAGACTGGCAACACGAACACGCACAGGAAAATCATCGCTATCGGCATGCCGAAATAATACTGCACGAATTGCATCCCGTCCGCGAAGCCCTGCCCCGGCGTGCTGAGGAAGGTAATCGCGCTGGCCTGCGTCGCCATGACGCTTAGACCGATGGTCCACCATGGCAGGTCGCGTTTTCCGGCCAAAAAATTTTCACTGGTTCCAACGTTGCGGCTTCTCCAAATACCGTAAACCACGATAAACATCAAAGTGCCGACCAAAACAATCCAATCGAGCGTGTGCATGATTTGTTCTTTTTTTTCTAAAAACTTGGGTAGAGGGTGAAAGGCGGAAGGTAGAGGGTTGTGAGCGGAAATCAGCCATCCGCCCCCAACGATTACTCACCCATGCCTGACAATGGCCCGGGGGGGGGCGGCATGAAATACCGCGCAGAGGTATGCTTCCTCGAATGCATGAGGCACTTTTACGGCTGTTTCTGGCAACTTGCACTCAAAGGCCGCTATTTGACGCTCGCGCACTTCCGGTCAATTTCCTGCTAGTCGAAGGTGCGCCAGAAATAGCTTTCCGGCAAGCTGCCTTGGTAGGAGTTGTGCGCGAATGAGGGGTCGAAATTTCTCGGCATTTGACACTCAACCTCTCATTCAGGCGGTAATTTGAAATCACCGCCTGAATGGCACACGTTTTCAACACTTTGCTTCAACCCCTCATCGCGTTAGGTAGAGGATGGAAGACGGAAGGTGAAGGGCTGTGAGGCTTGATTTTGGGTCGCATACTGTTTTGTGGAGGTAAAATTAGCCCTCCGCCCTTTACCTAAGTTTTTGCAAGGCAAAAATAAAAACTCCGTCAGTCTGATGGCGGAATCTTTGCGAAACCCATCAGTTTGGCGATGAGATTTTCGGCAATCGTTGTGTTTCCGTGCGAATGCGGATAATCGTGTAAGTTTGCTGAAAGGACTTGTCGCCCAAAAACCGAAAAGTATCCGGCAACTTATGGTCAAAAATTACCCATGACGCAAATACGCACAAAAAAATGATGCTTCCTAATATGCCCCTTCCCATGTTTGAGACCCGCGCCAGCGGCAAGCTGCTGCTCACGGGCGAGTACTTTGTGCTGGACGGCGCTTTGGCGCTCGCTGTGCCGGTTCGATTCGGCCAAACGCTCCGCGTGGAGGCTGGAAAGGAGCCATCGCGCCTCTCATGGACGAGCAAGACGGAGAAAGGCATTGCTTGGTTTTTGGCGGAATACGAATTGCCCGCCTTTGCACCGCTTACCTTTACCGACCAAAAAACAGCCCACACGCTGGCAGACATACTGGCTTCGTGCCAGCGGCAGAACCCCTCTTTTCTGGCTGGGAAAGAAGGCTTCAAGGTGCTGACGCAAAACGACTTCCCGCGCGAATGGGGGCTTGGCACCAGCAGCACGCTCATTGCTTCCCTTGCCCAATGGGCGGGCGTGAATCCTTATCACGTTTTGTTCGACACCTTGGGCGGCTCCGGTTACGACATTGCCTGCGCCTACGCCAAAGGAGCCATTTTGTACCGATTGGAAGAAGGGCAATCGCCAGTAGTGCAGCCAGTGGTTATTGAGCCGCCATTCTCCCATTCGCTCTACTTTGTTTATTTGGGAAAAAAACAAGATAGCCGCTTGGGTATTCAAAACTACCGCGAACGCGCCAAAGGCGATACGGGTCAACTCGCCGACATTTCTCGACTCACGGAGCGGTTTTTGGCCGCAAAAAACCTTCCTGAGCTGGATGCCGTCGTCCGGGAGCATGAAATGCTCATCAGCCGCGCACTCGACCTGCCCCGCGCCCATGATTTGTATTTCAGCGATTTTTGGGGCGCGACGAAAAGTTTGGGGGCTTGGGGCGGCGATTTCGTGTTGGCAACCAGCCAGCGCCCCGACGCGGAGACGCGGGCCTATTTTCAGCAAAAAGGCTTCGATGTCGTGCTGAACTGGGCAGAAATGGTGGGGACGCTCACAGGCCCTTGACATCCACGTTGACCCTGCCCTTTGAGAAAAGGCTGACCCGAATGCTCGTCGGCGTGACGCGGGTGTTTTCCACCATCACAGAGTCCAAGACACCTGTGAGCAAAACCCCCGGCGAGAGTTCGTAGTGGTTGAGCGTCTCTTGCACGGAGGTTTTCAGATAATTGATGTCTTCGTCCAAGGGGAAGGTCATGGCCTTTTTCATTTGATTTTTGATGGTGCCTTGAAAGAGCCACGAGGCCGTTCGATGCAGGAAATTGCGGGTATCAATGTGGTAGTCAAGGTCTTTCACCTCAATCTGGTTCTTTTGTGGGTTGTATTCCGGCCTGCCGATGAAGTAGATATTGCCGTTGAAGGAGCCGCTGAGTTTTGAGTTGACCACCAAGCGGTCGTTGTTGCCCCAGAGCTTGATGTCTTCCACTTTCACCTTGTTTTTGCCCGACTCGAACACTTGGCCCACCATCATGCCTTTGGCCAAACGCTCGGCTTCCGGGAAAGGCACATCGGTGGCCACGCGCACATGAAACTCGTCGTTGGCATCGGTGATGTATAGTAGGTTGGGCAAATTGGAGTTTTCGCGGAAGCGCGGTTTTTCGCCAAATGTGACCTCGTTGATGCAGTTGATGGCGATTTTAGTGCGGATGACATCGTTGAAGGTGGTGATGGGGGTCATGGCGATGCCTGTGGGGGTGGTTTTTACCCACATACGGTAAGTGGAATCGAGCAAGATAGGCTCTTGGATGGCCGACCAGACCTCTTGTATGTATGGTTTGAGCGAGATTTGCTGGCTCACCATTCGGTCGAGCGACTGGCTGATGGTCTTTTTGCTTTGGTTGAGCGCGAGGTTGGCTAGGGTCTCGATGCTGATGTTGCCCATCCCGGTTTTCAGTTTTGGCTTTGAGAGCCACTCGTGGTATTCCACGTCGGTGGAAGTAGAAAGCGACCAGTCCTCCTTGATGCTAAACGTGGTTTTCATGTTGAGCGCCAGCTCGGCTTCTGCTTCTGCATCTGCCACGAGCAGGCTTTTTTTCATCCAAAGTTTGAGCGGCACGCGGTATTTGATGGTGTTGCCGCTCAAAAACAGGGAGATGTCCTGCGCTTTCCAGATGGTGAGCATCAGGCCGTCGTTGCCATTGTCGGTATAAGACAGGTCTTCGTAGAGTGCCTTGCCCGTGAGGCTGCGGTTGAGGCTGAGCGCGATGTCGCGCACCGCGACACTGACCGGGACGACGATGTTGGAGACGAGCGGCTGCTCATTGGCAGGGCTGTAGTCTTCTGGCGGCTTGGGGGCATTGGTGATTTTGGAGGATTTGCAAAAGGGCAATAAAAGGATAATGGCTAAAAGACTGAAGCCGGTTTTTGCCGTCATGGATGGAATCGTTTTTTTGAATGAATGAAAGTATGCCGAGACCGCTTCACTTGCGCACCACCACGAATTCCACGCGTCGGTTTTGCGCCCGGCCTTCTTCGGTGTCGTTGGTGGCGATAGGCTGATGTTTGCCAGCGCCCCGATAACGCAGTCGCCCCGGCTTGATTTTGTTTTCGAGCAAAAAGATGACGACCGATTTGGCACGACAGCGAGAGAGAAACTTGTTGTAGTCGTCGTCGCCGATGCTATCGGTGTGACCGATTATTTCGATGACCATATTGGGGTGTTCCTGCATGATTTGCAACAACTTGTTGAGCTCCACATAAGAGCGCGGCATCAGTTCGTCTTTGTCAAATTCGAAGTAGATGTTTTTCAGCGTGATGGGCTTGCCGGGTTCCAATTTTTGCTTGGTCAAGTCATCGGGTTTCACAGGCACCGTGATGAAGGGAGGTATTTTTTTCACCAACACATCGTCTAAGTAGTAGTAGGCGTAGTTGAAACAATCGTCGCGGTGCGCCTTAGCCTGCGTCTTGTCGTCGTCCTTAAAATTGCCGAGCAGCAAATAGTCGTACTCTTTGTCGGCCACAAAAGTGCCGCTCACTTTCACCCATTTGCCACCTGGAGCCTCCACGATGTCTTTTGCGCTGACGTGTGGCTCGGCAAAGACAAACTCCTCCGCCCGCTTTTCGATGCGTTTTTCCGAAAAATAGGCTCCGATATTGTTGATTTGAAGCGAACGCTCCAGTTGCGCCACCCAGAATTCCACCAGATAGGTTTGCCCCATCACAAGCGGTTCGGCCAGCTGTATCTCGATATATTCGCGGCAGTGCGGCTTGCCGTTTTTGCAGCCGTAGAGCGTAAGCCCCGCCATGCTTTTCCCCGTGCGCGGCTTTTGGTCGCCGAAGCCCTTGTCGGCCCAATCACGGGGCACCACCACATCGGGGCCATACACGTCGGGGCTGGTGGTGGTGGCGCTGAACCAATACTTCATGACGTGCCCAAAAAAAGCACCGTTGTATGACCACCCGATGGGAGCGTTGCTGTATCGCTCGAAGCTTGGGTTTGGCACGATATTTTGCGATGAGGGCTGCTGTGAAAAGCCGTTGCAAGGCAAAAGCGTTGCAAGTAGTATGTTTGACCAAATTTTCATTCAAAAGTGGGCACCGTTTTGACTTGCTCGTGCCTCTTTGTCGCGTTTTTAAGCAAAGCATCAAAAGAGGCGAATTTGACAAAATGATGTTTTGGACATCGTTCAAAATTAAGTGTTTTTGAAAATTATATTTGCCAACGCCTGATTTCGCACGAGCAGAGTACCTTTGCGAACAATTTTTTTAATCCATTCAACAACATCAAATGCACCACAAAGATTTAAAAACTCGCAACATCAAATCCATGAATATCGCAGTCATCGGCACCGGTTACGTCGGTCTCGTCACCGGCACTTGCTTCGCAGAAACAGGCAACAACGTCATCTGCGTTGACAACAACGAGCAAAAAGTCAAGCGCCTCCTGAAAGGTGAAATTCCCATCTTCGAGCCGGGGCTTGACGTGCTCTTCGAGCGCAACACCAAAGAAGGCCGCCTTCACTTCACTACCCAACTGCGCGATGCGGTGGAACAGGCGCAAATTATTTTTCTCGCTCTCCCCACCCCTCCGGGTGAAGATGGAAGCGCCGACCTGTCGTACATCATGGGTGTCGCGCGCGATTTGGGCGGCATCATCTCCGAATACAAGGTAATTGTGGACAAAAGTACCGTGCCCGTCGGGACGGCGGAAAAAGTGGCGGCTATTTTGGCGGAAAAACTGCCGAAAAAAATGTTCGACGTAGTTTCCAACCCCGAATTCTTGCGCGAAGGCGTGGCCGTGGAAGATTTTCTCAAACCCGACCGCGTGGTGGTGGGCACGCGCAGCGAAAAGGCACGCAAGCTGATGAAACAGCTCTACGAGCCATTTGTCCGTCAAGGCAACCCCATCTTCTTCATGGATGAACGCTCTGCGGAAATGACCAAATACGCCGCCAACGCTTACCTCGCCACGCGCATTTCCTTCATGAACGAAATCGCCAACCTCTGCGAAAAGGTGGGGGCCAACGTGGACCAAGTGCGCATCGGGATGGGTAGCGACAGCCGCATCGGCAAGCGATTCCTCTTCCCGGGCATTGGCTATGGAGGCTCTTGTTTCCCAAAAGATGTGCAGGCGCTGGCCAAAACAGCAAGCGTACACGCATACGATTTTAAAATTTTGAAATCGGTGATGAAGGTCAACACCATTCAAAAAGGGGTTTTGACGAAGAAAATTCGCAAGTTTTTCAAAAATGACCTCGCCGGGAAAACCTTCGCGGTATGGGGGCTCGCTTTCAAGCCCAACACCGACGACATCCGCGAGGCACCTGCCCTTGTCATCATGGATGAGTTGCTGAACGCAGGCGCGAAAGTGCGCACATTCGACCCAGAGGCTATGGACAATGTGAGAGCGATTTACGGCGACCGCATCCAATTCTGCGACAATATGTACGACGCGCTCATGGGGGCCGACTGCCTAT
This genomic interval from Saprospiraceae bacterium contains the following:
- a CDS encoding OmpA family protein, producing MKIWSNILLATLLPCNGFSQQPSSQNIVPNPSFERYSNAPIGWSYNGAFFGHVMKYWFSATTTSPDVYGPDVVVPRDWADKGFGDQKPRTGKSMAGLTLYGCKNGKPHCREYIEIQLAEPLVMGQTYLVEFWVAQLERSLQINNIGAYFSEKRIEKRAEEFVFAEPHVSAKDIVEAPGGKWVKVSGTFVADKEYDYLLLGNFKDDDKTQAKAHRDDCFNYAYYYLDDVLVKKIPPFITVPVKPDDLTKQKLEPGKPITLKNIYFEFDKDELMPRSYVELNKLLQIMQEHPNMVIEIIGHTDSIGDDDYNKFLSRCRAKSVVIFLLENKIKPGRLRYRGAGKHQPIATNDTEEGRAQNRRVEFVVVRK
- a CDS encoding DUF4403 family protein, whose product is MTAKTGFSLLAIILLLPFCKSSKITNAPKPPEDYSPANEQPLVSNIVVPVSVAVRDIALSLNRSLTGKALYEDLSYTDNGNDGLMLTIWKAQDISLFLSGNTIKYRVPLKLWMKKSLLVADAEAEAELALNMKTTFSIKEDWSLSTSTDVEYHEWLSKPKLKTGMGNISIETLANLALNQSKKTISQSLDRMVSQQISLKPYIQEVWSAIQEPILLDSTYRMWVKTTPTGIAMTPITTFNDVIRTKIAINCINEVTFGEKPRFRENSNLPNLLYITDANDEFHVRVATDVPFPEAERLAKGMMVGQVFESGKNKVKVEDIKLWGNNDRLVVNSKLSGSFNGNIYFIGRPEYNPQKNQIEVKDLDYHIDTRNFLHRTASWLFQGTIKNQMKKAMTFPLDEDINYLKTSVQETLNHYELSPGVLLTGVLDSVMVENTRVTPTSIRVSLFSKGRVNVDVKGL
- a CDS encoding UDP-glucose/GDP-mannose dehydrogenase family protein, which produces MNIAVIGTGYVGLVTGTCFAETGNNVICVDNNEQKVKRLLKGEIPIFEPGLDVLFERNTKEGRLHFTTQLRDAVEQAQIIFLALPTPPGEDGSADLSYIMGVARDLGGIISEYKVIVDKSTVPVGTAEKVAAILAEKLPKKMFDVVSNPEFLREGVAVEDFLKPDRVVVGTRSEKARKLMKQLYEPFVRQGNPIFFMDERSAEMTKYAANAYLATRISFMNEIANLCEKVGANVDQVRIGMGSDSRIGKRFLFPGIGYGGSCFPKDVQALAKTASVHAYDFKILKSVMKVNTIQKGVLTKKIRKFFKNDLAGKTFAVWGLAFKPNTDDIREAPALVIMDELLNAGAKVRTFDPEAMDNVRAIYGDRIQFCDNMYDALMGADCLCIMTEWQEFRSPDFERMKAMLHEPIIFDGRNVYDLEQMKSLGFQYLSIGRPKVKSKKRVAALAD